The Fusobacteriaceae bacterium DNA segment CCATGGCGATGGCCGAGCAGATCGAATCCGTGTCGGGATTCTTATGCCCGAATACATATACAGGTTCCATATGGGGTCTCCTTACAAATTCTTGATTTTTTCCCAGACCGAATCGACAACGGGAATGCCGTTTTTGAGGTTTTCTCTACGGGTCTTGAGCGAAGATTCGCCGGGATAGGCGATTTTGCCGCCGGCCTTGACCGGTTCCGATGACTTCATGTCGGCGATGACGCGCTCGATGAGGGCGTCGGCCTTTTCTTTTCCGATAAACCTGGAAGGATCAATGGCGATCATGACCTGGGTCAGGCCGATCTCCATATCGTATTTGCGGCCGATATCCCCGACGGTGTCGCCGCCCGACAGCAGCGCCCCCACAAGATCAAGGACCACCGAGAGCCCGCTTCCCTTCCAGTAGCCGATGGGAAGCGCCCGTCCGGTCTTTTCAATCTCCACGGGATCCGTAGTCATATTGCCCGCCGTGTCATAACCGCCGGGAACGGGGAGTTGACGTCCCGCCAGCTTCGCTTCTTCGATTTTGCCAAAGGCGAACTGGGACAGCGCGCAATCGATGATGACGTGGGCGCCGTCGGACTTGGGGACCGCGATGATAAAGGGATTGTTCCCGATTTTGGGAGTTTTCCCGCCCCAAGGGGAGAGGTTCGGGGACGTATTGGTCCAGCAGATGCCGATAAAGCCCCTGTC contains these protein-coding regions:
- the yiaK gene encoding 3-dehydro-L-gulonate 2-dehydrogenase — translated: RKISGGTMIIPYEALLDKFESILKSRGFTAEKAHTAAEVFAQNSLDGVYSHGVNRFPLVIAYLDKGGIDPAATPEKIAAFGCMERWDGHLGLGILNARLMMDRACDIAKTQGMGLVAIGRTNHWMRGGTYGWQAADRGFIGICWTNTSPNLSPWGGKTPKIGNNPFIIAVPKSDGAHVIIDCALSQFAFGKIEEAKLAGRQLPVPGGYDTAGNMTTDPVEIEKTGRALPIGYWKGSGLSVVLDLVGALLSGGDTVGDIGRKYDMEIGLTQVMIAIDPSRFIGKEKADALIERVIADMKSSEPVKAGGKIAYPGESSLKTRRENLKNGIPVVDSVWEKIKNL